The Sulfolobus acidocaldarius DSM 639 genome has a window encoding:
- a CDS encoding MFS transporter, producing the protein MSGKRSFLYIALTLSLIAIANRSTNNMVTTTLAPLTKYVFGFNNFLAGVLEGLIFMATLISTSLINPVLSPSSRRKVFISCNFLISVLLIGFYLSTPLTVWIFTAIAGVAYGLIMPNLVTSASLVENKRLAERLLSLYSTSLSISLIIGPLLESYVLSIFSYKSVFLAFLPFSILSFVLSWLIKFPDAKREIHGMSALRNKGFISSILSITTYNIPFAAFTTFITIYGIDELGLPKNLAYFSYIPFFITSFLTRLFMTIRPFRSLRYPLLISVVITILGIIGVVFSPNLALYLIFMALLGIPHGSVFPISTIIIARATSSEERNAVNSYFLAYNNILFFIVPIVVGALSQFIGLGYAFVALIIPVIITATVFFLKYWNDSVLSR; encoded by the coding sequence CTAAATATGTGTTTGGGTTCAATAATTTTCTTGCAGGTGTTTTAGAGGGCTTAATATTTATGGCAACACTCATTTCAACCTCACTTATTAATCCAGTTTTATCACCTTCCTCTAGAAGGAAAGTATTTATTTCATGTAATTTCTTAATATCTGTCCTTCTAATAGGATTCTACCTATCTACTCCTTTAACAGTATGGATTTTTACCGCTATTGCCGGAGTCGCTTACGGTTTAATAATGCCTAACCTAGTAACCTCAGCATCTTTAGTAGAAAACAAAAGACTAGCGGAGAGGTTATTATCACTATATTCCACGAGTTTGAGCATTAGTCTCATAATTGGTCCACTATTAGAAAGTTACGTTCTTTCGATTTTCAGCTATAAGTCAGTCTTTCTAGCTTTTCTTCCATTTTCTATTTTGTCCTTTGTCCTATCATGGCTAATAAAATTCCCTGATGCAAAAAGAGAAATTCATGGGATGTCTGCTCTGCGAAATAAGGGATTTATTTCATCTATACTATCTATTACAACATATAATATCCCGTTTGCAGCTTTCACTACATTTATAACCATTTACGGAATAGACGAGTTAGGGCTTCCTAAGAACTTGGCTTACTTCTCATATATACCCTTCTTTATAACATCATTTTTGACCAGACTCTTCATGACAATTAGACCTTTTAGATCACTTCGATATCCTTTACTTATTTCAGTTGTAATAACCATTTTAGGAATAATAGGAGTTGTATTTTCTCCGAATTTAGCTCTTTACCTAATCTTTATGGCTCTTCTGGGTATACCTCACGGATCAGTTTTTCCTATATCCACGATAATAATAGCTAGAGCGACTTCCAGTGAAGAGAGGAACGCAGTCAACTCATACTTCTTAGCCTATAATAACATTTTGTTTTTCATAGTTCCAATAGTAGTTGGTGCTTTATCTCAGTTTATAGGTCTAGGCTATGCTTTTGTTGCACTGATAATTCCGGTTATAATTACTGCTACAGTATTCTTCTTGAAATACTGGAATGATAGTGTTTTATCTAGGTAG